The uncultured Flavobacterium sp. genome has a window encoding:
- a CDS encoding DUF4835 family protein has product MNKIVALLFFFIFGFTQAQQLNCTVTINTERLPNPNQQVFKTLQTSLAEFVNKTDWTGSVLKQNERINCSMYITLSSNSSDQFTGTIQVQSSRLIFNSTYSSPVFNYNDKDFNFRYTEYEPLLFNPTTFDSNLVSVISFYSYLILGMDADTFQMGAGNQYLETAQNIANVAQQGGFKGWSQSDGIQNRYYLINDMVSPMYSDLRQVMFAYHTGLDGMSQDLKTSKEKIKSALMIIGKLNSVKPNAFLTRVFFDAKSDEIVSIFSGGPSIPITDLTDVLNKVSPLNSNKWSQIKF; this is encoded by the coding sequence ATGAATAAAATAGTTGCACTTTTGTTTTTTTTTATTTTTGGCTTTACACAGGCACAACAGCTAAATTGTACCGTAACTATAAATACTGAGAGACTTCCAAATCCTAATCAGCAAGTTTTTAAAACACTTCAGACTTCTTTAGCTGAATTTGTCAATAAAACAGATTGGACAGGATCAGTTTTAAAACAAAACGAGCGTATCAATTGTTCGATGTACATTACGCTTTCTTCTAACAGTTCAGATCAGTTCACAGGAACTATTCAGGTACAATCATCTCGTTTGATTTTTAATTCAACATATTCGTCTCCTGTTTTTAATTATAATGATAAAGATTTTAATTTCAGATATACAGAGTACGAGCCATTGTTGTTTAATCCTACAACATTTGATTCAAATTTAGTTTCCGTAATTTCTTTTTATAGTTATTTAATTTTAGGAATGGATGCCGATACTTTTCAAATGGGTGCCGGAAATCAATATCTTGAAACAGCTCAGAATATTGCAAATGTGGCGCAACAAGGTGGTTTTAAAGGTTGGAGCCAGTCTGATGGAATTCAGAATCGCTATTATTTAATAAATGACATGGTTTCGCCTATGTACAGTGATTTGCGTCAGGTAATGTTTGCATATCATACTGGTTTAGATGGAATGAGTCAGGATTTGAAAACTTCAAAAGAAAAAATAAAATCAGCTCTTATGATTATTGGAAAATTGAATTCGGTTAAACCGAATGCTTTTTTGACAAGAGTATTTTTTGATGCAAAATCAGATGAAATAGTTTCCATATTTTCAGGAGGTCCAAGTATTCCTATTACAGATTTAACAGATGTTCTGAATAAAGTCTCACCATTGAATTCTAACAAGTGGTCGCAAATCAAATTTTAA
- the recN gene encoding DNA repair protein RecN, whose protein sequence is MITSLSIKNYALIEKLAIDFSKGFSIITGETGAGKSIILGAIGLVLGKRADLTSLKNKEEKCVIEAHFEISKYNLKDFFESNDLDYEDETIIRREILPSGKSRAFINDSPVNLQELQDLSLFLIDIHSQQQTQELSDEGVQFKIIDAIANNSETILLYQKLLKEYKTDKTKLNALLKKQSDSGKEQEYNTFLLNELVAAKLKSGEQQELEADYEKLNNVEIIKESIDKSLVIANEEQFGVFHNLNEIKAALQKIAPFSIEYQNLFERITSVVIEFDDVSRELQNASEKLLNDPAQLELVSQKLQLIYNLQKKHQVNTVDELLKIQADLENKVLELDNIEEEIAVLSKSIDQKTLELDAFSVTIHQNRLNAIPVLSNQLVSILETLGMPNVRFNMELLPSETYFSNGKDELQFLFSANKGTDFGLLKKVASGGEMSRIMLAVKAILAQYSKLPTLIFDEIDTGVSGEIAIRMGEIMKEMSSKMQIFAITHLPQIAAKGESHFKVSKSTVDEDTQSELKLLSQEERVIEIAQMLSGAVVSDSALNHAKALLN, encoded by the coding sequence ATGATTACTTCGCTGTCAATTAAAAATTATGCTCTAATTGAAAAACTTGCAATTGACTTTTCAAAAGGTTTTTCTATAATTACAGGTGAAACAGGTGCAGGTAAATCAATTATATTAGGTGCAATTGGACTCGTTTTAGGAAAAAGAGCCGATCTTACTTCCTTAAAAAATAAAGAAGAAAAATGCGTGATCGAAGCTCATTTTGAAATCTCTAAATACAATTTGAAAGATTTTTTCGAAAGTAACGACCTTGATTACGAAGATGAAACTATTATTAGACGCGAAATCTTACCTTCAGGAAAATCTCGAGCTTTTATAAATGACAGTCCCGTAAACCTTCAGGAATTGCAAGATTTAAGCTTGTTTTTGATTGATATACATTCGCAGCAACAAACGCAAGAACTATCAGATGAAGGTGTTCAGTTTAAAATTATTGACGCAATTGCAAATAATTCAGAAACGATTTTATTGTACCAAAAATTATTAAAAGAGTATAAAACTGATAAAACGAAACTGAATGCTTTATTGAAAAAACAAAGCGATTCAGGAAAAGAGCAGGAATACAATACTTTTTTATTGAACGAATTGGTCGCTGCCAAACTAAAATCTGGAGAACAGCAAGAATTAGAAGCCGATTATGAGAAGTTGAATAATGTTGAGATTATCAAAGAATCAATTGATAAATCTCTCGTAATTGCTAATGAAGAGCAATTTGGTGTTTTTCATAATCTGAATGAAATTAAAGCGGCTTTGCAAAAAATAGCGCCATTTTCTATAGAATATCAAAACCTATTTGAAAGAATAACAAGCGTTGTAATTGAATTTGATGATGTTTCGAGAGAATTGCAAAATGCTTCTGAAAAATTATTGAATGATCCGGCACAACTTGAATTGGTAAGTCAAAAACTGCAATTAATTTATAATTTGCAGAAAAAACATCAGGTTAATACTGTAGATGAATTATTAAAAATTCAGGCTGACCTTGAAAATAAGGTTCTTGAATTAGATAATATCGAAGAAGAAATCGCAGTTTTATCAAAATCAATAGACCAAAAAACCTTAGAATTAGATGCTTTTTCAGTAACAATTCATCAAAACAGATTAAATGCGATTCCGGTTTTATCCAATCAATTAGTCTCAATATTAGAAACTTTAGGAATGCCAAATGTTCGTTTTAATATGGAATTGCTGCCTTCAGAAACCTATTTCAGTAATGGAAAAGATGAGTTGCAATTTTTATTCTCCGCTAATAAAGGAACTGATTTTGGTTTATTGAAAAAAGTAGCTTCAGGAGGAGAAATGTCTCGTATTATGTTGGCTGTCAAAGCAATTTTGGCACAATACTCAAAACTTCCAACCTTGATTTTTGATGAAATTGATACAGGAGTTTCAGGAGAAATAGCGATTAGAATGGGAGAAATAATGAAAGAAATGAGTTCAAAAATGCAAATATTTGCAATTACCCATTTACCACAAATAGCAGCAAAAGGAGAGTCACATTTTAAAGTTTCGAAATCTACTGTTGATGAAGATACACAATCAGAGTTGAAACTTTTGTCTCAGGAAGAAAGAGTTATCGAAATTGCCCAAATGTTATCCGGAGCAGTCGTTTCAGATTCGGCTTTAAATCATGCTAAAGCCTTGTTGAACTAA
- the coaBC gene encoding bifunctional phosphopantothenoylcysteine decarboxylase/phosphopantothenate--cysteine ligase CoaBC, giving the protein MSVLKGKKILLGVSGGIAAYKTASLVRLFIKAGAHVQVIMTPASKDFVTPLTLSTLSKNPVHSSFFNQDDEDAVWNNHVELALWADLMLIAPATANTLSKMTTGNCDNLLIATYLSAKCPVYFAPAMDLDMYKHPSTLSSFAALKQFGNIMIPAENGELASGLSGEGRMAEPENIIAFLEADLESKLPLKGKKILITAGPTYEAIDPVRFIGNHSSGKMGFDIANEAANLGAQVILIAGPTHFKAKNSLVEVINVVSAQEMYDACHLHYNDVDVAIAAAAVADYRPKAVALQKIKKAADDFTIELEKTKDILASLGAIKKNQFLIGFALETENEIENAKLKIQKKNLDLIVLNSLQDEGAGFKKETNKVTFIDKNFKIEPMELKSKEFVAVDILNKVISHFVKS; this is encoded by the coding sequence ATGTCAGTTTTAAAAGGGAAAAAGATTTTACTGGGAGTTTCTGGTGGAATTGCAGCCTATAAAACAGCTTCATTAGTACGACTTTTTATAAAAGCAGGTGCACATGTCCAAGTGATAATGACACCTGCTTCTAAGGATTTTGTAACCCCACTTACGTTATCTACGTTATCAAAAAATCCTGTACATTCCAGTTTCTTTAATCAGGATGATGAAGACGCTGTTTGGAACAATCATGTTGAATTGGCACTTTGGGCAGATTTAATGTTAATTGCTCCGGCAACAGCTAATACATTGTCGAAAATGACAACCGGAAATTGTGATAATCTTTTAATTGCAACCTATTTATCGGCAAAATGTCCTGTTTATTTCGCTCCGGCGATGGATCTGGATATGTATAAACACCCTTCGACTTTATCCAGTTTCGCAGCTCTAAAGCAATTTGGAAATATAATGATCCCTGCTGAAAATGGAGAACTAGCAAGTGGTTTATCAGGAGAAGGCAGAATGGCAGAACCTGAAAACATTATTGCTTTTCTGGAAGCCGATTTAGAAAGCAAATTACCTCTTAAAGGAAAAAAAATACTAATTACTGCCGGACCAACATACGAAGCAATAGATCCTGTACGTTTTATAGGAAATCATTCTTCAGGAAAAATGGGGTTTGATATTGCAAATGAAGCAGCTAATTTAGGAGCTCAGGTAATTTTAATTGCAGGACCAACACATTTTAAAGCTAAAAATAGTTTAGTTGAAGTTATCAATGTAGTTTCGGCACAGGAAATGTATGATGCCTGTCATTTACATTATAATGATGTTGATGTGGCTATTGCAGCCGCAGCCGTTGCAGATTACAGGCCTAAAGCAGTGGCTTTGCAAAAGATAAAAAAAGCTGCAGATGATTTTACAATTGAGTTAGAAAAGACAAAAGATATTTTAGCATCATTGGGTGCAATCAAAAAAAATCAATTTTTAATTGGGTTTGCTTTAGAAACTGAAAATGAAATTGAGAATGCTAAGTTGAAAATTCAGAAAAAAAACTTAGATTTGATTGTTTTAAATTCCTTGCAAGATGAAGGAGCCGGTTTTAAAAAAGAAACCAATAAAGTTACTTTTATTGATAAAAATTTTAAAATTGAGCCAATGGAATTAAAATCAAAAGAATTTGTGGCTGTTGATATTTTAAACAAAGTGATTTCGCATTTTGTGAAATCATAA
- a CDS encoding DNA-directed RNA polymerase subunit omega produces the protein MDLKKTNAPVNTITYNKTVIEEPTGNVYEAITIMAKRANQINSEIKKELTEKLEEFATYNDSLEEVFENKEQIEVSKFYEKLPKPHALAVQEWLDGKTYHRSSNK, from the coding sequence ATGGATTTAAAAAAGACGAATGCTCCTGTAAATACAATAACTTACAATAAAACAGTTATTGAAGAGCCAACAGGAAATGTGTATGAAGCAATTACCATTATGGCTAAAAGAGCAAATCAAATTAATTCTGAAATTAAAAAAGAATTAACTGAAAAATTAGAAGAGTTTGCTACTTACAATGACAGTCTTGAAGAAGTTTTTGAAAATAAAGAGCAAATTGAAGTTTCTAAATTTTACGAAAAATTACCTAAACCACACGCATTAGCTGTACAGGAATGGTTAGATGGTAAAACTTACCACAGAAGTTCAAACAAATAA
- the dapA gene encoding 4-hydroxy-tetrahydrodipicolinate synthase — MQSLIGTGVALVTPFKKDFSVDIEALQRIVNFSIDGGVEYLVVMGTTAENATLTQSEKELVIKTVIDVNKGRLPLVLGVGGNNTMQIVEELKTRDFSAFEAILSVSPYYNKPTQEGIYQHFKAIAEASPIPVILYNVPGRTSSNMLPATVVRLANDFSNIVAIKEAAGDVVQAMQLIKNAPKDFLVISGDDMIALPIILAGGAGVISVIGQGFPKEFSEMIRLGLNKKVNEAFKTQYFLSDCIDMIFEQGNPAGIKQVFQALGIAENVVRLPLVTVDDSLANRLNEFVKNSIKEQ, encoded by the coding sequence ATGCAATCATTAATAGGAACTGGTGTTGCGCTTGTGACTCCATTTAAAAAAGATTTTTCAGTAGATATCGAAGCTTTACAGCGCATTGTTAATTTTTCGATTGACGGAGGAGTTGAATATCTTGTAGTTATGGGAACAACGGCGGAAAATGCTACCTTAACACAATCCGAAAAAGAATTGGTTATTAAAACAGTAATCGATGTTAATAAAGGAAGATTGCCTTTAGTTCTTGGAGTTGGAGGAAATAATACAATGCAAATTGTAGAGGAATTAAAAACAAGAGATTTTTCAGCTTTTGAAGCGATTCTTTCGGTTTCTCCTTATTATAATAAGCCAACACAAGAAGGAATTTATCAGCATTTTAAAGCAATTGCAGAAGCATCGCCAATTCCGGTGATTTTATATAATGTTCCGGGAAGAACATCAAGTAATATGTTGCCAGCAACGGTTGTTCGTTTGGCAAATGATTTTAGTAATATTGTAGCAATAAAAGAAGCTGCAGGAGATGTAGTGCAAGCGATGCAATTGATTAAAAATGCACCAAAAGATTTTCTTGTAATTTCAGGAGATGATATGATTGCATTACCAATTATTTTAGCCGGCGGAGCGGGAGTAATTTCTGTAATTGGACAAGGTTTTCCGAAAGAATTTTCAGAAATGATCCGTTTAGGACTGAACAAAAAAGTAAATGAGGCGTTTAAAACACAATACTTTTTATCAGATTGTATTGATATGATTTTTGAGCAAGGAAATCCTGCCGGAATCAAACAAGTCTTTCAAGCCCTTGGTATTGCTGAGAATGTTGTGCGTTTGCCTTTGGTAACTGTTGATGATTCTCTGGCAAACAGATTGAATGAATTTGTAAAAAACAGCATTAAAGAACAGTAA
- the fabV gene encoding enoyl-ACP reductase FabV — protein MIIEPRMRGFICLTAHPKGAEQNVKNQIEYIKSKGPIAGAKKVLVIGASTGFGLASRITSAFGSDAATIGVFFEKPPVEGKTASPGWYNSAAFETEAHKAGLYAKSINGDAFSNEIKRETLDLIKADLGQVDLVIYSLASPVRTNPNTGVLHRSVLKPIGQTFTNKTVDFHTGNVTEVSIAPANEEDIENTVAVMGGEDWAVWIDALKNENLLAEGATTVAYSYIGPALTEAVYRKGTIGRAKDHLEATAFTITDNLKSIGGKAYVSVNKALVTQASSAIPVIPLYISLLYKTMKEEGIHEGCIEQIQRLFKDRLYNGSEVPVDEKGRIRIDDWEMRNDVQEKVAKLWLEATTETLPTIGDLAGYRNDFLNLFGFEFAGVDYAAEANEVVNIESIK, from the coding sequence ATGATTATAGAACCTAGAATGAGAGGATTTATTTGCTTGACAGCTCACCCAAAAGGAGCCGAGCAAAATGTTAAAAATCAAATAGAATATATAAAATCAAAAGGGCCAATTGCCGGAGCAAAGAAAGTATTAGTTATCGGAGCTTCTACAGGATTTGGTTTAGCTTCAAGAATTACAAGTGCTTTTGGATCTGATGCTGCAACTATTGGAGTATTCTTTGAAAAACCACCAGTTGAAGGAAAAACAGCTTCACCAGGATGGTATAATTCTGCAGCTTTTGAAACTGAAGCTCATAAAGCAGGTCTATATGCAAAAAGTATCAACGGAGATGCTTTTTCAAATGAAATAAAAAGAGAAACATTAGATTTAATAAAAGCGGACTTAGGACAAGTTGATCTTGTAATTTATAGTTTAGCTTCTCCAGTGCGTACAAACCCTAATACAGGAGTTTTGCACCGTTCGGTTTTAAAACCAATTGGGCAAACATTTACAAATAAAACAGTTGATTTTCATACAGGAAATGTAACTGAGGTTTCAATCGCTCCTGCAAATGAGGAAGATATTGAGAACACAGTTGCAGTAATGGGAGGTGAAGACTGGGCAGTGTGGATCGATGCTTTAAAAAATGAAAATTTATTGGCAGAAGGTGCTACAACAGTTGCTTATTCTTATATTGGGCCAGCATTAACAGAAGCTGTTTATCGTAAAGGAACAATTGGTCGTGCAAAAGATCATTTAGAAGCTACTGCATTTACTATAACAGATAACTTAAAATCTATTGGTGGAAAAGCTTATGTTTCTGTAAATAAAGCATTAGTTACACAAGCAAGTTCAGCAATTCCGGTTATTCCATTATATATTTCTCTTTTATATAAAACCATGAAAGAAGAAGGAATTCACGAAGGATGTATTGAGCAAATTCAGCGTTTATTTAAAGATAGATTATACAATGGTTCTGAAGTTCCTGTTGATGAAAAAGGAAGAATCAGAATCGACGACTGGGAAATGCGTAACGATGTTCAGGAAAAAGTTGCTAAACTTTGGTTAGAAGCTACAACTGAAACATTGCCGACTATTGGAGATTTAGCAGGATACAGAAATGATTTCCTTAACCTTTTCGGATTTGAATTTGCTGGAGTTGATTATGCAGCTGAAGCAAATGAAGTTGTAAATATCGAAAGTATCAAGTAA
- a CDS encoding glycosyltransferase: MIFSLIIPVYNRPDEVDELLESLSKSDYNEAFEIVLVEDGSSVPCKDVVMTYQGKLNISYYFKENSGPGDSRNFGMQKARGDYFIIFDSDCIIPPNYLTEVRKALNQEYVDCFGGPDKALDSFSNIQKAINFAMTSFLTTGGIRGGSEKINKFQPRSFNMGISKKAFEASKGFGNIHPGEDPDLSIRLWNLGFETRLFSEAYVYHKRRIDWEKFSIQVHKFGIARPILNSWYPEHNKLTFFFPTFFILGLLLAFLLLIFNIDILLQLYFVYFVIIFLTASIQNKSIKIGYLSVVAVWKQFYGYGTGFLESFIKIIVLKKKPQEAFPRMFFKL, from the coding sequence ATGATTTTTTCTTTAATTATACCCGTGTATAATCGTCCAGATGAAGTTGATGAACTTTTAGAAAGTCTCTCAAAATCTGATTATAATGAAGCTTTTGAAATTGTTCTTGTCGAAGATGGATCATCAGTTCCATGTAAAGACGTGGTAATGACATATCAGGGAAAATTGAATATTTCATATTATTTTAAAGAAAATTCAGGACCCGGAGATTCAAGAAACTTTGGAATGCAGAAGGCGAGAGGAGATTATTTTATCATTTTTGATTCAGATTGTATTATTCCGCCTAACTATTTAACTGAAGTTCGAAAAGCCTTAAATCAGGAATATGTTGATTGTTTTGGAGGTCCGGATAAAGCATTAGACAGTTTCTCGAATATTCAGAAAGCAATTAATTTTGCAATGACTTCCTTTTTGACAACAGGAGGGATTCGTGGTGGTTCTGAAAAAATTAATAAGTTTCAGCCAAGAAGTTTCAATATGGGAATTTCAAAAAAAGCATTTGAAGCCTCAAAAGGATTTGGAAATATTCATCCGGGAGAAGATCCGGATTTATCAATTCGTTTATGGAATTTAGGTTTTGAAACCAGATTGTTTTCAGAAGCTTACGTCTATCATAAACGAAGAATTGATTGGGAAAAATTTTCAATCCAGGTACATAAGTTCGGAATTGCGAGACCTATTTTAAATAGTTGGTATCCAGAACATAATAAGTTAACTTTTTTCTTTCCTACCTTTTTTATCCTTGGGTTATTATTAGCTTTTTTACTATTAATTTTCAATATTGATATATTGTTACAATTATATTTTGTATATTTCGTTATAATTTTTCTTACAGCTAGTATCCAAAATAAAAGTATTAAAATTGGATATTTATCTGTTGTTGCAGTTTGGAAACAATTTTATGGTTACGGAACAGGATTTTTAGAATCATTCATAAAAATCATCGTTTTAAAGAAGAAACCACAAGAAGCCTTTCCTCGTATGTTTTTTAAATTATAA
- a CDS encoding metallophosphatase, producing the protein MKRREFIEKTAASTALLSLGLSLSSFGTNDIKHLTILHTNDVHSHIDPFPADDPRNANKGGVSRRAALIETIRQENPNVLLLDAGDIFQGTPYFNYYGGELEFKLMSMMKYDASAIGNHDFDNGLDGLHAQMPHASFDFICANYDFKNTVMNGLVKPYKIFNKNGIKVGVFGLGIELAGLVDKQMYKETVYNNPVEIAQDMTQLLKKEEKCDLVICLSHLGYKYKDDDSKICDLKLAEQTQDIDLIIGGHTHTFLDKPTVVKNKAGQDVLVNQVGCYGINLGRIDFYFDKDKAHTNQGKSIIV; encoded by the coding sequence ATGAAAAGAAGAGAATTTATCGAAAAAACAGCAGCAAGTACAGCTTTACTAAGCTTGGGATTGTCATTAAGCAGTTTTGGAACTAACGATATAAAACACTTAACGATTCTACACACTAATGATGTTCACAGCCATATTGATCCTTTTCCGGCTGATGATCCTCGTAACGCAAACAAAGGCGGTGTCTCTCGACGTGCGGCACTAATTGAAACGATTCGTCAGGAAAATCCAAATGTACTTTTATTAGATGCCGGTGATATTTTTCAGGGAACTCCATACTTCAATTATTATGGAGGTGAACTTGAATTTAAATTAATGAGCATGATGAAGTATGATGCATCGGCAATAGGAAATCATGATTTTGATAACGGTCTTGATGGTTTACATGCTCAAATGCCTCACGCAAGTTTTGATTTTATTTGTGCTAATTATGACTTTAAAAATACTGTCATGAACGGACTTGTAAAACCTTATAAAATATTCAATAAAAACGGTATCAAAGTTGGGGTTTTTGGTTTAGGAATTGAACTTGCAGGTTTAGTAGATAAACAAATGTATAAGGAAACTGTTTATAATAATCCTGTTGAAATTGCGCAGGACATGACGCAATTATTGAAAAAAGAGGAGAAATGTGATTTGGTAATTTGTCTTTCGCATTTAGGTTATAAATACAAAGATGACGATTCTAAAATTTGTGATTTAAAATTAGCTGAACAAACTCAGGATATTGACCTTATTATTGGTGGTCATACTCACACTTTTCTAGACAAACCAACTGTTGTAAAAAATAAAGCAGGACAAGATGTTTTGGTAAATCAGGTAGGTTGTTATGGAATTAACTTAGGAAGAATTGATTTTTATTTTGACAAAGATAAAGCGCACACAAATCAGGGAAAATCAATTATTGTATAA
- the bamD gene encoding outer membrane protein assembly factor BamD codes for MKKIVSLLIVVVLFCSCSDYQKALKNEDVAAKFDIATKMYDAGKYSKAIRLFEQLAPTYRGKPQAEKLFYMFSQSYYKTKQYYLAGYQFESFVSGYPRSEKVQEAAFLGAFSYSKLAPVYSLDQTDTVKALEKLQAFIDNYPNSEYIAQANEVVKKLNGKLEKKAYENAKGYNTISDYKSALIAFDNFIADFPGTPFKEDALFYKYDSAYKLAINSIPSKMEERLNVAKAAYNNLIKFNSATKYKEKADEMNATVETDLQKFTKIK; via the coding sequence ATGAAAAAAATAGTATCTCTATTAATTGTTGTTGTCCTTTTTTGTTCTTGTAGTGATTACCAAAAAGCATTGAAAAATGAAGATGTTGCGGCAAAGTTTGACATAGCAACAAAGATGTATGATGCAGGAAAATATTCAAAAGCAATTCGTCTTTTTGAGCAATTAGCACCTACATATAGAGGTAAGCCTCAGGCAGAGAAATTATTTTATATGTTTTCTCAGTCTTATTACAAGACAAAACAGTATTATTTAGCTGGTTATCAGTTCGAAAGTTTTGTTTCAGGATATCCTCGTAGTGAGAAAGTTCAGGAAGCAGCTTTTCTTGGAGCTTTTAGTTATTCAAAATTAGCACCTGTTTACAGTTTAGATCAAACTGATACAGTAAAAGCGTTAGAGAAATTGCAAGCATTTATTGACAACTATCCAAACTCTGAATACATTGCTCAGGCAAATGAAGTCGTAAAAAAATTGAACGGTAAACTAGAGAAAAAAGCATACGAAAATGCTAAAGGATACAATACAATTTCAGATTACAAATCAGCATTAATTGCTTTTGATAATTTTATCGCTGATTTTCCGGGAACACCATTCAAAGAAGATGCGTTGTTCTACAAGTATGATTCGGCATACAAATTGGCAATAAACAGTATTCCTTCAAAAATGGAAGAACGTTTAAATGTTGCCAAAGCAGCTTATAATAACTTAATTAAGTTTAACAGCGCTACAAAATACAAAGAGAAAGCAGACGAAATGAATGCTACAGTTGAAACTGATTTACAAAAATTTACTAAAATAAAATAA
- the coaE gene encoding dephospho-CoA kinase (Dephospho-CoA kinase (CoaE) performs the final step in coenzyme A biosynthesis.) translates to MTKVIGLTGGIGSGKTTITNYFAEMGVPVYIADDEAKKVMQSESIVNKIKTTFGETLFENNILNRAVLAEIVFNNADELAKLNAIVHPAVKEDFEIWLSKHKKYQYVVYEAAILFESGRYKDCDVIVTVTAPEEVRIERVLKRDNTTREQVLSRIKMQWNDEKRISLSNFVINNSNLKIAKEEVVKILKILNIKQNQS, encoded by the coding sequence ATGACAAAAGTTATTGGCTTAACGGGCGGGATAGGAAGTGGTAAAACAACTATTACAAACTATTTTGCAGAAATGGGAGTTCCTGTTTATATCGCTGATGATGAAGCTAAAAAAGTAATGCAATCTGAAAGTATTGTAAATAAAATAAAGACAACTTTTGGAGAAACGCTTTTTGAAAATAATATTTTAAATAGAGCAGTACTGGCTGAAATCGTTTTTAATAATGCAGATGAATTAGCAAAATTAAATGCAATTGTACATCCTGCCGTAAAAGAAGATTTTGAAATTTGGTTATCAAAACATAAAAAATATCAATATGTGGTGTATGAAGCCGCAATTTTATTTGAAAGTGGTCGTTATAAAGATTGCGATGTTATTGTAACAGTTACTGCCCCGGAAGAAGTTAGAATCGAAAGAGTCCTAAAACGAGATAATACCACACGAGAACAAGTTTTAAGCAGGATAAAAATGCAGTGGAATGATGAAAAACGAATTTCCTTAAGCAATTTTGTAATTAATAACAGTAATCTTAAAATTGCTAAAGAAGAAGTTGTTAAAATTCTTAAAATTTTGAATATAAAACAAAATCAGTCTTAA
- a CDS encoding 5'-nucleotidase has translation MVKLKKYNGFLKLFVIFLTLFFIFSCSQKNYNLTKIEGKQLPITEKVAETPEIEKFIKPYRDHINKDLDNVLAYCPETLDKSTGKWQTPIGNLLADVCLERGNLVFKAREKKDIDLCFLNHGGIRAILPKGNVTTRTAFEIMPFENNMVVLALKGDQILEMTSYIIKEKKPHPLSGMTFTITKENTAKNILVQGKPVDINKTYYVATNDYLANGGDNMNFFLKNSQKFDLNYKLRNVLIDYFKEVDTIPVPKDIRITEE, from the coding sequence ATGGTAAAACTAAAAAAGTATAACGGATTTTTGAAACTTTTTGTTATATTCTTAACACTTTTTTTTATATTTTCCTGCAGTCAGAAAAATTATAATTTAACGAAGATAGAAGGAAAACAGCTTCCAATTACAGAAAAAGTTGCAGAAACTCCTGAAATTGAAAAATTTATTAAACCTTATCGCGATCATATCAATAAAGATTTAGACAATGTTCTTGCTTATTGTCCTGAAACTCTTGACAAAAGCACCGGAAAATGGCAAACTCCAATTGGAAATCTATTAGCCGATGTTTGTTTAGAAAGAGGAAATTTAGTTTTTAAAGCTCGTGAGAAAAAAGACATTGATTTGTGCTTTTTGAATCATGGTGGAATCAGAGCCATTTTACCAAAGGGTAATGTTACGACGAGAACGGCTTTTGAAATTATGCCTTTTGAAAACAATATGGTTGTTCTGGCTCTAAAAGGTGATCAGATTCTTGAAATGACTTCATATATTATTAAGGAGAAAAAACCTCATCCTTTATCTGGAATGACTTTTACTATTACTAAAGAGAATACAGCCAAAAACATTTTGGTTCAGGGAAAACCTGTTGATATTAACAAAACTTATTATGTTGCTACCAATGATTATTTAGCAAATGGTGGTGATAATATGAATTTCTTTTTGAAAAACTCTCAGAAATTTGATTTGAATTACAAACTTCGAAATGTATTGATTGATTATTTTAAAGAAGTAGACACGATTCCGGTACCTAAAGATATCCGAATTACAGAAGAATAA